The genomic stretch ctctttctctctcgctcactgtttctctctctctcacactccctcACAGGTCCTTAAGGTCATTTACACCTTTagttgctacacaaaacatgggaatttcttttttaattcatccgagaacttacatttacgtttcggcatagcagCTCGAGACGAGGGTAGGTagatgagctttgcctgacgtaaacaaggactactgacgtgcagactgaccaattaaatgtttacagagaatgttatcgaccaataacggtagctctgcagtcagaccgtccaatcagaagattgtaggctacttcaccacgcccccttctcactcaagcgaaccaatcggagtaggggagggcgggactagtttgtgaacgaaacgcttctcgaagttctatgtaagctctagaaaaacaaaatcccggacgtttgtgaaattccgcccggacattttattaagtctaaaaaagaggacatgtccgggtaaaagaggacgtctggtcaccgtaTAACAGAATCAATGTCCAACACAAAAAGTGAGCTCTgctgtgtaaattcagtccagtattaactcttACATGGCCATTCTCTCACTCATGCTCACTCTATTTTTCCTCCTTGCTCTCTGATGTCCTTCCCAGGAATTCAGAGCTAGATTCCTCTTGTAGCTGGATACCCACCCGTGACATTTAAATGTGACATTCAAGACATttacacagccagtccacctatcaacatgtgttttggactgtgagggGACATGGGAGCACTTGGAGAAAACATgtgcagacaaggggagaacagaACACTAAACCTCTCACAGTGACCTGGAGATGTGTGTTAGCAAAATTAAATCCAGCAAAATAATGCCGCCTTTGTACATTTGTCTGTTAAATAGATGTTTAAGTGAAAACAAAtaacagattcttgtttttatcgcattcacaaacttttttttttttacagataaaACAGAAGTATAATTTTatgattaatttgtttattactATAGACATTTTTATAGTCATACACGCATGTGACAGTTCTTCATTTTGGATCATTTCATaatgaaacatatttaaaaaatacatttttcatacgCATGTGAAATAGCAGTGGAAAGCAAATTTCTAAGctgctctgtttgtttgtttatttatttatttatttatttatttatttatttatttatttatttatttatgacatATATCATCTTCATTTACCCTTTTCCCCAATTGTAATTgtactttaaaatatttgtcaGGGTATTAATATACTTTAGATTATGTCCAGATGTTGTGTTAATGGttgttttctttaataaaaatatacaaaggGAAAACATTTGGGTTTCAGCCCCTCGTGTCCGTGGGGGCGGTGCTAACGTGGAGAGATTACAGCGGCAGCCAATGGGAGAGGAGCTCGTGAGACTAACTGTAAAAAGGGCGGTTTGTGTTTGGCCAAAGTCCTGAAGTTCTGGACGGTGAAAGAAGTGCTGGGATTGGAAATGTCTGACGCGTTAAATGAGATTAATGCGGAGCCCGTTCTCCTGTCTCCGGTGACGGTGCTCTCACTGCTCGCCTGCGTCGCTCAGCTCACTCTGGGCTTTATATTCGCCCAGGTCTGGGGCAGAAAGTGCTCCTCCACAGACAGATGGGTTCTTGTGTGGCTCTTTTACGACGCCATTGTTCACATTACTCTGGTGAGTAGAGTTTAAATTTgtgttaaaatgaataaaagggATGCTGGTTAATAAgtgtatttaataattaaactaaattaatataaaaacattttttttgaaatctattaaataattttgatcaaaattaaatatttgtagtCACTAACATAAGAGAAGTTTACACGTGGACCTTTTGAAGATTGaatttgtaaattaaaatagTAGGAAAAAGATGTGTGTGCATCATGGGAGAGCAACAGGTGTCTGttaccatcggaccactcagattactgtcctgtacaggatataactcatttttaatctcctcaaacagattttacattgatagagacttttattctggaaaacaaactaatacaaatattaccatcaactatgagagatataataatgagtataagcttgatataaaattcattcatttattatctgtaagcgcttctacagttcagggtcgtggtgggcccagagcgtacctggaatcattgggcacaccctggagggggcgccagtccttcacaggtcaacacacacacattcactcacacactcacacctacggacacttttgagtcgccagtccacctaccaacgtgtgtttttggagcgtgggaggaaacccacgcagacacagggagaacacaccacactcctcacaggcagtcactaggaggaaacccacgcagactcagggaaaacacaccacactcctcacagacagtcacccggaggaaacccacgcagacacagggaggacacacaacactcctcacagacagtcacccggaggaaacccacgcagacacagggagaacacaccacactcctcacagacagtcacccggaggaaacccacgcagacacagggagaacaaaccacactcctcacaggcagtcactaggaggaaacccacgcagacacagggaaaacacaccacactcctcacagacagtcacccggaggaaacccacgcagacacagggaggacacacaacactcctcacagacagtcacccggaggaaacccacgcagacacagggagaacacaccacactcctcacagacagtcacccggaggaaacccacgcagacacagggagaacaaaccacactcctcacaggcagtcactaggaggaaacccacgcagacacagggaaaacacaccacactcctcacagacagtcacccggaggaaacccacgcagacacagggaggacacacaacactcctcacagacagtcacccggaggaaacccacgcagacacagggagaacacaccacactcctcacagacagtcacccggaggaaacccacgcagacacagggagaacacaccacactcctcacagacagtcacccggagcgggactcgaactcccaacctccaggtccctggagctgtgtgactgatataaaatgattatgctaaaaatgttgacactgtgctggattaaaatagtttattaatcttatttataaagaataacaaaagaacctgttgaaggaaaaaatgtaaattgggtTGTGAATGGAAATGTGCTAAactgtggcattttgtctaaaattctgtttaatcatcagcggtccgcccagaaaaccctgtgcaaaacactagtggactaGTTGCCCTCAGTGGACCAACAGTGtcaaaaatgatatattttatatcCCATAATGATACATATGGCATATATTTAATCCCCCAGGATGCGTTTCTCTTTgcaatgaagcagttacagaaaattaaggTGACAATTTAAAGCAAGATCACAcatataaaagtaaataaattgttaaaacAATGTTTACGACATGGCTATTATTTAGGTTGTAAACTCCTTAAAGGTCATTAATAACACAGAGATAAAAGGAAATAACAGTGacttctgtttttgtttaataataagTGTCAGATAACTTACTGTAAATGTCAAtgtaaagaataagctcagaccCGAGGATGTGAATTCAGCCATTTCATATGTTAAAGTACACCACATTATCACTGATATATTAAAAGAGACACTTTTGGTGGTCAATTTATTAAATGGTTTAACTTATCAACAAATATGTGTTAAAGCCAACAAgcttaatgtcgactgatggagacaACAAATTATGGCCAGTATTCTACAAGATCTGAAGTTTAAGTGTGGGTGGCTGTGGTGTCAccatttggcaaacaacagggcactgttaatgattattaatagttaatgactattaatgtatttaccacataattaataataattaatacagAGATTTATAAACCATTGTATGTGTAgtattattctaaagtggtatcaaaatgaatgaatgaatgaaacatggAGGATCATGCTTTGAAGGACTTGAGCACATCTGGTTTGATTTTGATCCCTTCTTCTCATCTCTTCCACAGTTTAGCCACTGTAATGGCTTCCCTAGCGGGTTACGTTCACGTTACCTGACCCAATGTAATTTGTACCTTAATATGACACAtgttagattatttatttatttttttaaatcagatttgtGTCACTTTAATATGTGGTCCTaggcccccccccctccccaactgatacctatggacactttaagTAGCcggtccacctaccagcatgtgatTTTGGCCTGTGGATGGAAACCCATgtagatacagggagaacacaccaagctcctcacagacagtcacctgaggcaTAATTCAAACCCATAATCACAGAACCAGCTGGAAGGCCACTCTATCGCCTGTAAGTTATGTAGATAGGTTTTGTAAGGTTTTGCACACAAGTTATTGTGAACGATGCTGTAcctgtgtttaaaatgtctttattttagTTTACATGCATAGCCTATTTGTATTTCTCACAATAGTGTGTTAACACTGTTTATCCTCATTGTCAGGAAGGCCCTTTCGTATATATGTCAATTTTTGGAACTGTTGCGACCTCAGACAGCATATTTGCAGAACTCTGTAAGTATGATTACGTTATAAGTTTTTTAATACAAACACGTAGATAGCTGTCGATTGTATgctatttaatgttatttttagaTAAAGCGATATTGTACATTAAAGCTAGATCAGCGACCTGTGGCGACATCTAGCGGTGGCTTGAGGAagtccctaaccctaaccctaacccagttTGAACCAAACGTATATTTGTCTGTACTGTACTTTATACCTCTGAGTATGCTGCTTATTTGTTGTCATATTCCATAGGGAAGGAATATGGCAAGGCAGACCAGCGCTGGCTCCACTCAGACCCAAACATAGTCTCACTAGAGCTGCTCACAGTTGTCTTGGATGGGTCTCTAGCACTGCTTTTGGTTTATGCTATTGTTAAAGACAAGCATTACAGGTAAGATTGTAACAGAGTCTCAGAGTCTGTAATAAAAACACCAGCACATACAGATTTAGATTTACAAACAGGATACATTTAGACATATCCTGGTTTCTGACAGAGTAATGATTAGTAGTTGATTAGTAGGATCACACAAACTGCGGTCAAACAA from Hoplias malabaricus isolate fHopMal1 chromosome 2, fHopMal1.hap1, whole genome shotgun sequence encodes the following:
- the ebpl gene encoding emopamil-binding protein-like gives rise to the protein MSDALNEINAEPVLLSPVTVLSLLACVAQLTLGFIFAQVWGRKCSSTDRWVLVWLFYDAIVHITLEGPFVYMSIFGTVATSDSIFAELWKEYGKADQRWLHSDPNIVSLELLTVVLDGSLALLLVYAIVKDKHYRHFVQITLCVCELYGGWMTFFPDWLIGSPNLNTSNWLYLWIYLVFFNGIWLIVPGLLLYQSWKDLQRSHHIMKKQK